The Candidatus Bathyarchaeota archaeon genome contains a region encoding:
- a CDS encoding GNAT family N-acetyltransferase: MAECDGRVAGYLCFGPTPLTDGVFDIYWIAVDPEFQGRGIGRRLISHIEEYARRRGGRKIMVETSSRREYGPARSLYEGMGYREMARIPDFYSPGDAKIIYEKGWWRGRKGRGGRKPN, translated from the coding sequence GTGGCCGAATGCGATGGAAGGGTAGCTGGGTACCTCTGTTTCGGGCCCACACCCCTGACGGATGGAGTCTTCGACATCTACTGGATCGCCGTGGATCCCGAGTTCCAGGGGAGGGGGATCGGGAGGAGGCTCATATCCCACATTGAGGAGTACGCGAGGCGCCGGGGGGGCAGGAAGATCATGGTGGAGACCTCCTCGAGGAGGGAGTATGGGCCGGCCAGGTCCCTGTATGAGGGGATGGGCTACAGGGAGATGGCGAGGATACCGGACTTCTACTCCCCAGGGGACGCTAAAATCATATATGAGAAGGGATGGTGGAGAGGTAGAAAGGGAAGGGGCGGGAGGAAACCGAATTAG